A window of the Vigna angularis cultivar LongXiaoDou No.4 chromosome 3, ASM1680809v1, whole genome shotgun sequence genome harbors these coding sequences:
- the LOC108326653 gene encoding coiled-coil domain-containing protein SCD2 isoform X2 produces MERKWSSESGNVMSSPSHSRNGHSRSSSLTLTATGISTVKRTQNVAAKAAAQRLAQVMASQTADDDEDDDDGEDLGFRYTAPPPLSLSRNSAKSTAALRSPSPAAVPRNLPEESMYLRAPAPAPAPTPPATNRPPLSLKTPAPVPSLDPPILNSKPKDKRFPFDTGFVLPKDSGHQREASVLRDEVDMLQEENEIILDKLRLEEERCKESEARIRELEKQVASLGEGVSLEAKLLSRKEAALRQREAALKNAKGSKDGVDKEITSLQAEIENAKVETEAAVKQLNGAESEVKALRSMTQRMILTQKEMEEVVLKRCWLARYWGLAAKYGICADVAVSKYELWSSLAPLPFEVVVSAGQKAKEECWEKGDDDAIEKRSKLVPDLNDLTGEGNIESMLSVEMGLKELASLKVEDAIVQALAQQRRPNSARQLVSDIKSPGDPKFMEAFVFM; encoded by the exons ATGGAGCGGAAATGGAGCAGTGAATCTGGGAATGTGATGTCGTCGCCATCACACTCACGTAATGGCCATTCTCGTTCTTCCTCCCTCACCCTCACTGCAACTGGAATTTCAACCGTCAAAAGGACTCAGAATGTTGCTGCCAAAGCCGCTGCTCAGCGCCTCGCTCAGGTCATGGCTTCTCAAACTGCCGACGACGACGAAGACGACGACGACGGCGAAGATCTAGGTTTTCGCTACACTGCTCCCCCGCCTCTATCTCTCTCCAGGAACTCTGCTAAGTCCACTGCCGCTCTCAGATCGCCATCTCCTGCCGCG GTACCTCGAAACCTCCCGGAAGAATCAATGTATCTTCGCGCACCAGCACCAGCACCAGCACCAACTCCACCTGCTACTAACAGACCACCGCTAAGCCTCAAGACTCCAGCTCCTGTTCCTTCCTTAGACCCTCCCATCCTTAATAGTAAGCCCAAAGATAAAAG GTTTCCGTTTGATACTGGATTCGTTCTACCAAAAGATTCAGGACATCAGCGTGAGGCTTCTGTACTTCGCGATGAG GTTGATATGCTGCAGGAAGAGAATGAAATTATTCTAGACAAG CTTAGACTCGAGGAAGAGAGATGCAAGGAATCAGAGGCCAGAATTAGGGAGCTTGAGAAGCAG GTTGCTTCCCTCGGAGAAGGTGTATCTTTGGAAGCCAAACTCTTGAGCAG AAAGGAAGCAGCATTGCGTCAAAGAGAG GCTGCACTTAAGAATGCCAAAGGCTCAAAGGATGGAGTTGATAAGGAAATCACATCTCTACAGGCTGAAATTGAG AATGCAAAAGTTGAGACTGAGGCTGCAGTGAAACAGCTTAATGGAGCTGAATCTGAAGTAAAAGCTCTTCGATCAATGACTCAAAGAATGATATTAACTCAGAAAGAAATG GAAGAAGTTGTTCTAAAGAGGTGTTGGCTTGCTCGTTATTGGGGTTTAGCTGCAAAATATG GCATCTGTGCAGATGTTGCAGTTTCGAAGTATGAACTTTGGTCATCCTTAGCCCCTCTTCCATTTGAGGTCGTTGTTTCTGCTGGACAAAAGGCAAAGGAGGAATGCTGGGAAAAAG GTGATGATGATGCAATCGAGAAGAGGAGCAAACTTGTTCCTGACTTAAATGATCTTACTGGCGAAGGAAATATCGAAAGTATGCTTTCTGTTGAAATGGGATTGAAAGAGCTTGCTTCTTTAAAG GTTGAGGATGCAATTGTGCAAGCATTAGCTCAACAGCGGCGTCCAAATTCTGCTCGACAATTAGTATCAG